A stretch of the Marinobacter sp. JH2 genome encodes the following:
- a CDS encoding protein-methionine-sulfoxide reductase heme-binding subunit MsrQ produces the protein MLANWSKTTTLRAVKVALFLAALVPLFLLTQRIVLGDLGPDPAQAITESLGKAAFQLLLATLLMTPFRKLTGWSGWIRCRRMLGLFVFFYAVLHVVAFLQLILGWGDLWATFTRRPYIIMGAAGFLLLVPLALTSTQKMMKRMGRSWKPLHRLIYLSSVFVWLHFLWQARSDVLEMVIYGIVLMLLLLARVYWFGVSSLLPLKKA, from the coding sequence ATGTTGGCTAATTGGAGTAAAACAACCACTCTTCGTGCGGTGAAGGTAGCGCTTTTCCTTGCGGCTTTGGTTCCGCTGTTCTTGTTAACTCAGCGCATTGTCCTTGGGGATTTGGGACCAGATCCCGCTCAGGCGATTACTGAAAGCTTGGGTAAGGCGGCGTTTCAGTTGCTATTGGCAACTTTGTTGATGACGCCTTTCCGAAAACTGACCGGTTGGTCGGGATGGATCCGGTGTCGGCGAATGCTGGGGTTGTTTGTTTTCTTTTATGCCGTCCTGCATGTGGTGGCTTTCTTACAGTTGATTTTAGGGTGGGGGGATTTGTGGGCTACCTTTACGCGTCGCCCTTATATCATCATGGGTGCTGCGGGATTCCTGTTGCTGGTGCCGTTGGCGTTGACCTCGACACAAAAAATGATGAAGCGAATGGGGCGAAGCTGGAAGCCGTTACATCGACTTATTTATTTGTCGTCTGTCTTTGTATGGTTACACTTTCTCTGGCAAGCAAGAAGTGATGTATTGGAAATGGTGATTTACGGGATTGTGTTGATGCTTTTGCTGCTGGCTCGGGTGTATTGGTTTGGAGTGTCGTCACTGCTGCCGTTAAAAAAGGCCTGA
- the msrP gene encoding protein-methionine-sulfoxide reductase catalytic subunit MsrP yields the protein MHFKKRPSWAISESEVTPESVYLNRRKFMSGVAVSAVALAAPGLVLADSHEKLPALNYRKADTYAPNEDLTPYKDVVRYNNFYEFGPGKEDPSRHADPLVVDPWSIDVEGECARPGRYRLEDLLKPHSYQERIYRLRCVEAWSMVIPWVGIPLADVLKQLEPTSKAKYVYFETLERPEQMPGQRSLFSTIDWPYREGLRMDEAMNELPFLAVGLYGRELPNQNGAPIRLVVPWKYGFKSIKSIVRIRFMEQRPKTSWEMIAPDEYGFYANVNPEVNHPRWSQKRERRLPSGIFSPNWRETEKFNGYGEQVAHLYKGMDLAKFY from the coding sequence ATGCATTTCAAGAAACGCCCATCCTGGGCTATCTCCGAATCCGAAGTCACGCCCGAATCTGTCTACCTGAATCGTCGTAAATTTATGTCGGGTGTTGCCGTATCCGCTGTTGCATTGGCGGCCCCTGGACTTGTTTTGGCAGACTCGCATGAGAAGTTGCCCGCCCTGAATTATCGAAAGGCCGACACCTACGCACCGAACGAAGACCTCACTCCGTATAAAGATGTTGTTCGATATAACAACTTCTATGAGTTTGGGCCGGGCAAGGAAGATCCGTCTCGTCATGCCGATCCGTTGGTGGTTGATCCTTGGTCTATTGACGTTGAGGGTGAGTGCGCGCGGCCCGGCCGCTACCGGTTGGAAGATCTATTAAAACCGCACAGCTATCAGGAGCGTATCTACCGGTTGCGGTGTGTAGAGGCTTGGTCGATGGTGATCCCGTGGGTGGGAATTCCCCTGGCAGATGTGCTGAAACAATTAGAACCAACATCAAAAGCGAAGTACGTTTATTTTGAAACCCTTGAGCGTCCGGAGCAAATGCCTGGACAGCGATCTTTGTTCAGTACGATCGATTGGCCCTACCGGGAAGGCCTGCGAATGGATGAGGCTATGAACGAACTGCCGTTCTTGGCGGTTGGCTTGTATGGCCGAGAGCTTCCGAATCAGAACGGCGCGCCCATTCGCTTGGTGGTGCCTTGGAAGTATGGGTTTAAAAGTATTAAGTCGATTGTCCGGATCCGCTTTATGGAGCAGCGGCCAAAAACCAGTTGGGAAATGATCGCCCCGGATGAATATGGCTTCTACGCAAATGTAAATCCGGAGGTTAATCATCCGCGCTGGAGCCAAAAGCGAGAGCGCAGACTGCCGTCTGGTATCTTCAGCCCGAATTGGCGGGAAACTGAAAAGTTCAACGGATACGGCGAGCAGGTAGCGCACCTATACAAGGGTATGGATTTGGCGAAGTTCTATTGA
- the pssA gene encoding CDP-diacylglycerol--serine O-phosphatidyltransferase, translating into MTEQNTSTSKTDPHHAAEAEIEAGEVIEEEVVEGAKVRRKGIFLLPNALTTASLFSGFYAIVSASNGVFDNAAIAIFVSMILDGLDGRVARMTNTQSKFGEEYDSLADMVAFGVAPGLVAFFWLLNGMGKLGWAVTFIYVAGAALRLARFNTQIGSVDKKYFVGLASPAAAACVAGLVWSFHTFEPAAWLTALTMIVVGGTGVLMVSNILYRSFKDLDLRGRVPFAAILLVVLIFVVIALDPATVLFSAFLIYAASGPVRALFRRKGKRA; encoded by the coding sequence ATGACAGAACAGAATACATCGACAAGCAAAACTGACCCTCACCACGCTGCCGAAGCAGAAATTGAAGCAGGGGAGGTTATCGAAGAAGAAGTAGTAGAGGGGGCCAAGGTGCGGCGGAAAGGTATCTTTTTGCTGCCGAATGCCCTGACAACTGCATCGCTGTTTTCGGGTTTTTACGCAATCGTTTCTGCCTCGAACGGGGTGTTCGATAATGCCGCTATCGCGATTTTCGTTTCCATGATTCTGGACGGTCTCGATGGTCGGGTTGCGCGGATGACTAATACCCAAAGCAAATTCGGTGAAGAGTACGACAGCTTGGCCGATATGGTCGCTTTCGGAGTGGCGCCGGGGCTGGTGGCGTTTTTCTGGTTGCTGAATGGTATGGGCAAGTTGGGCTGGGCCGTTACCTTCATCTATGTAGCTGGCGCGGCGCTTCGACTCGCGCGTTTCAACACCCAGATAGGGTCTGTAGACAAGAAATACTTTGTCGGTTTGGCGAGCCCGGCCGCTGCTGCCTGTGTTGCAGGCCTGGTTTGGAGCTTTCACACGTTTGAGCCGGCGGCCTGGTTGACGGCGTTGACCATGATCGTCGTTGGTGGGACAGGTGTGCTGATGGTCAGTAACATTCTATACCGAAGTTTTAAGGATTTGGATTTGCGGGGCAGGGTGCCTTTTGCTGCCATTCTACTGGTGGTGCTCATCTTCGTAGTGATTGCGCTTGATCCGGCTACGGTATTGTTCTCTGCGTTTTTGATCTATGCGGCCTCGGGGCCAGTAAGGGCACTGTTTCGCCGCAAAGGCAAGCGCGCTTAA